A single Pseudomonas sp. DC1.2 DNA region contains:
- a CDS encoding HIT domain-containing protein: MFALDPRLQQDTLPIGDFPLCRLLLSNDSNYPWFILVPRREDISELFQLDVPDQQQLWQETTALAELLKDSFDADKLNVATLGNVVSQLHMHVIVRKRDDAAWPAPVWGKHPAKPYSAQQISVIRERLRLVLTDEFTFLEV, from the coding sequence GTGTTCGCTTTAGATCCACGACTTCAACAAGATACCTTGCCGATCGGGGACTTCCCGCTCTGCCGATTGCTGCTGTCCAACGACTCGAACTATCCCTGGTTCATCCTGGTGCCGCGCCGCGAGGATATCAGCGAGTTGTTTCAGTTGGATGTCCCAGATCAACAGCAGCTTTGGCAGGAAACGACCGCACTGGCGGAGTTGCTTAAGGATTCATTTGATGCCGATAAGTTGAATGTCGCCACTTTGGGCAATGTGGTGAGTCAACTGCACATGCACGTGATTGTGCGCAAGCGTGATGACGCCGCTTGGCCAGCTCCCGTTTGGGGCAAACACCCGGCCAAACCCTACAGTGCGCAGCAGATCAGCGTGATTCGTGAGCGACTGCGTTTGGTCTTGACCGATGAATTCACGTTTTTAGAGGTTTGA
- a CDS encoding FmdB family zinc ribbon protein: MPMYDYQCASCGHQLEAIQKISAAPLVDCPACQAPELKKMLSMPGFRLSGTGWYETDFKTGSKKNLAGGDKAD; encoded by the coding sequence ATGCCGATGTACGACTATCAATGTGCTTCCTGTGGTCATCAGTTGGAAGCCATTCAAAAGATCAGCGCAGCACCGCTGGTCGACTGCCCTGCGTGCCAGGCGCCAGAGCTTAAAAAGATGCTGTCCATGCCAGGTTTTCGCCTCAGCGGTACCGGCTGGTACGAAACCGATTTCAAGACAGGCTCGAAGAAGAATCTGGCCGGCGGCGATAAAGCCGACTAG
- a CDS encoding ribbon-helix-helix domain-containing protein, translating into MLYEDRRREEKPGSPQDIKIDPFVSAFDMGLACPLSRSVRLNGFSTCLRLERVYWDILSEMAKANCCTVSALLSHVDREVHLRHGGVKNFSGLVRVVCVVHSLKDGGCVAMV; encoded by the coding sequence ATGCTTTATGAAGACAGGCGAAGAGAGGAGAAACCCGGTTCGCCGCAGGATATAAAAATTGATCCGTTTGTCAGCGCATTCGATATGGGGCTGGCGTGCCCCTTGTCCCGATCCGTGCGTTTGAATGGCTTTTCGACCTGCTTGCGGTTGGAGCGGGTCTACTGGGATATTCTCAGCGAAATGGCCAAGGCTAATTGCTGCACAGTGAGTGCCCTGTTGTCTCATGTGGACCGCGAGGTGCATTTGCGTCATGGCGGGGTAAAGAATTTCAGCGGGTTGGTGCGAGTGGTCTGTGTCGTGCATAGCCTTAAAGATGGGGGCTGCGTTGCCATGGTCTAG
- the aspS gene encoding aspartate--tRNA ligase yields MMRSHYCGQLNESLEGQEITLCGWVHRRRDHGGVIFLDIRDRDGLAQVVFDPDRAETFAAADRVRSEYVVKVTGKVRLRPAGAGNANMASGMIEVLGYELEVLNESETPPFPLNEFSDVGEETRLRYRFIDLRRPEMLEKLRLRSRMTTSIRRYLDENGFLDVETPILTRATPEGARDYLVPSRTHAGSFFALPQSPQLFKQLLMVAGFDRYYQIAKCFRDEDLRADRQPEFTQIDIETSFLDEKDIMGLTEGMIRNLFKEVLDLEFGDFPHMTWDEAMRRYGSDKPDLRNPLELVDVADQLKEVDFKVFSGPANDPKSRIAALRVPGGASMPRSKIDDYTKFVGIYGAKGLAYIKVNERAKGVEGLQSPIVKNIPEANLNVILDRVGAVDGDIVFFGADKAKIVSEALGALRIKVGNDLNLLTCEWAPMWVVDFPMFEENDDGSFSALHHPFTAPKCTPEELEANPATALSRAYDMVLNGTELGGGSIRIHRKEMQQSVFRLLGISEAEQEEKFGFLLDALKYGAPPHGGLAFGLDRLVMLMTGAQSIREVIAFPKTQSAACVMTQAPGVVDAKALRELHIRLRETPKAE; encoded by the coding sequence ATGATGCGCAGCCATTATTGCGGCCAACTGAACGAAAGCCTGGAAGGCCAGGAAATTACCCTTTGCGGATGGGTTCACCGTCGCCGTGACCACGGTGGAGTGATTTTCCTCGATATCCGTGATCGTGACGGTCTGGCCCAAGTGGTGTTCGACCCGGACCGCGCTGAAACTTTTGCTGCCGCCGATCGTGTGCGTAGCGAATACGTGGTCAAGGTCACCGGCAAGGTGCGCTTGCGTCCAGCCGGTGCGGGCAACGCCAACATGGCTTCGGGCATGATCGAAGTGTTGGGCTACGAACTGGAAGTGCTGAACGAATCGGAAACCCCGCCGTTCCCGCTCAATGAGTTCTCCGACGTTGGCGAAGAAACCCGCCTGCGTTATCGCTTCATCGACCTGCGTCGTCCGGAAATGCTCGAGAAGCTGCGTCTGCGTTCGCGTATGACCACCAGCATTCGTCGTTATCTGGACGAAAACGGCTTCCTCGACGTCGAGACGCCGATCCTGACGCGCGCGACCCCTGAAGGCGCACGTGACTATCTGGTGCCTAGCCGTACTCACGCCGGTTCGTTCTTCGCGTTGCCGCAGTCGCCTCAGCTGTTCAAGCAACTGTTGATGGTCGCCGGCTTCGATCGCTACTACCAGATCGCCAAGTGCTTTCGCGATGAAGACCTGCGTGCCGATCGTCAGCCTGAGTTCACTCAGATCGACATCGAAACCAGCTTCCTCGACGAAAAAGACATCATGGGCCTTACCGAAGGCATGATCCGCAACTTGTTCAAGGAAGTGCTGGATCTGGAATTTGGCGACTTCCCGCACATGACCTGGGACGAGGCCATGCGTCGTTACGGTTCCGACAAGCCGGACCTGCGTAACCCGCTGGAACTGGTTGATGTTGCCGATCAGCTCAAAGAAGTCGACTTCAAGGTCTTCAGTGGTCCTGCCAACGATCCGAAGAGCCGCATTGCAGCTCTGCGTGTACCGGGCGGCGCAAGCATGCCGCGAAGCAAGATCGACGACTACACCAAGTTCGTCGGCATCTACGGTGCCAAGGGGCTGGCGTACATCAAGGTCAACGAGCGTGCCAAGGGCGTCGAAGGCCTGCAGTCGCCTATCGTCAAGAACATCCCTGAGGCCAACCTCAATGTCATCCTTGATCGCGTAGGTGCGGTTGACGGCGATATCGTGTTCTTCGGTGCCGACAAGGCCAAGATTGTCAGTGAAGCCCTGGGTGCGCTGCGGATCAAAGTGGGTAACGATCTTAACCTGCTGACCTGCGAGTGGGCCCCGATGTGGGTGGTCGACTTCCCTATGTTCGAAGAGAACGACGACGGCAGCTTCTCCGCCTTGCACCACCCGTTCACCGCGCCGAAGTGTACCCCGGAAGAACTGGAAGCCAACCCGGCAACCGCCTTGTCCCGCGCTTACGACATGGTGCTGAACGGTACCGAGTTGGGTGGCGGCTCGATCCGTATCCACCGCAAGGAAATGCAACAGTCGGTGTTCCGTCTGCTGGGTATCAGCGAAGCGGAACAGGAAGAGAAATTCGGCTTCCTGCTCGACGCCCTGAAATACGGCGCGCCGCCGCACGGTGGTCTGGCGTTTGGTCTGGACCGTCTGGTGATGCTGATGACTGGCGCTCAGTCGATCCGTGAAGTAATCGCTTTCCCGAAAACCCAGAGCGCGGCATGCGTCATGACTCAAGCTCCTGGTGTTGTCGATGCCAAGGCACTGCGCGAATTGCACATTCGTCTGCGCGAAACGCCTAAAGCAGAGTAA
- a CDS encoding mechanosensitive ion channel family protein, producing MDLNAEVDNLVRASQAWIPMIMEYGSRVLLAVITLGIGWWLINKVTQKLGGLLALRNADLALQGFISSLANIILKVLLIVSVASMIGVETTSFVAAIGAAGLAIGLALQGSLANFAGGVLILLFRPFRIGDWIEAQGTSGTVDSIQIFHTILRTGDNKTVIVPNGVLSNGIITNTNRQPTRKVVFDVAVDYTADLQKVREVLLDLAKDERVLADPAPVAVVSTLGDNAITVSLRIWVKTADYWDVLFQFNEHSRERLKAAGISVPFPQRVIRVIQETTE from the coding sequence ATGGATTTGAATGCTGAAGTGGACAACCTGGTCAGGGCGTCTCAAGCCTGGATTCCAATGATCATGGAATACGGTAGCCGCGTATTGCTGGCGGTGATCACCCTCGGCATTGGCTGGTGGTTAATCAACAAAGTCACGCAAAAGCTCGGCGGCCTGCTGGCGCTGCGAAATGCTGATTTGGCATTGCAGGGGTTTATCAGCAGCCTGGCGAACATCATTCTCAAGGTGCTGCTGATTGTCAGCGTGGCCTCAATGATTGGTGTGGAAACCACCTCGTTTGTAGCCGCCATCGGTGCGGCGGGTCTGGCCATCGGCCTTGCTTTGCAAGGCAGCCTTGCGAACTTCGCGGGCGGTGTATTGATCTTGTTGTTTCGTCCGTTTCGCATTGGTGACTGGATCGAAGCTCAAGGCACTTCGGGTACTGTCGACAGCATTCAGATCTTTCATACGATTCTGCGCACGGGCGACAACAAGACTGTCATCGTCCCTAACGGCGTGCTGTCCAACGGCATCATCACCAACACCAACCGTCAGCCGACTCGTAAAGTCGTGTTTGATGTTGCCGTGGATTACACGGCGGACTTGCAGAAGGTGCGCGAAGTCCTATTGGACTTGGCCAAGGATGAGCGTGTGTTGGCCGATCCTGCGCCAGTGGCGGTAGTGTCGACGCTTGGCGATAACGCGATCACCGTTTCCCTGCGTATCTGGGTCAAAACTGCGGACTACTGGGATGTGCTGTTTCAGTTCAACGAACACTCCCGTGAACGCCTGAAGGCCGCAGGTATTAGTGTTCCTTTTCCACAGCGCGTGATTCGCGTGATTCAGGAAACAACGGAATAA
- a CDS encoding SlyX family protein, translating to MTLEERVNDLESRLAFQDDTLHSLNDVLVAQQRVVDRLQLQMAALIRRQEEMVGQFESSEEEAPPPHY from the coding sequence ATGACTCTTGAAGAGCGCGTTAACGATCTGGAAAGCCGGTTGGCGTTTCAAGATGACACCCTCCATTCATTGAACGATGTGCTAGTGGCACAGCAGCGAGTGGTTGATCGATTGCAGTTGCAAATGGCGGCCCTCATCAGGCGCCAGGAAGAAATGGTTGGCCAGTTTGAGTCCTCCGAGGAAGAGGCGCCACCACCGCACTATTGA
- a CDS encoding putative 2-dehydropantoate 2-reductase, whose product MPTTWHILGAGSLGTLWATRLARAGVPVRLIVRDAARLQAYQVAGGLTLVEHGEEKHYAIAGETPDNPAPIKRLLVACKAYDAQEAVAQLAPRLAPGAELILLQNGLGSQDAVAARAPHVRCISASSTEGAFRDGDWRVVFAGHGYTWLGDAAHPVAPIWLDDLTSAAIPHEWSTDILTRLWRKLALNCAINPLTVLHDCRNGGLQQHRCEVATLCLELGELLQRCGQPAAAEDLQQEVERVIQATAANYSSMHQDVANQRRTEISYLLGHACEVAARHQLNVPHLRQLQHRLIAHLHSLGLPSD is encoded by the coding sequence ATGCCTACTACCTGGCATATTCTGGGCGCCGGCAGTCTCGGCACCTTATGGGCCACGCGCCTGGCTAGGGCCGGTGTGCCGGTGCGGTTGATCGTGCGCGACGCTGCACGCTTGCAGGCCTACCAGGTTGCCGGCGGGCTGACCCTAGTGGAGCACGGCGAAGAAAAACACTATGCCATCGCGGGCGAGACACCGGACAACCCGGCGCCCATCAAGCGTTTACTGGTCGCCTGCAAAGCCTACGACGCCCAAGAAGCCGTCGCCCAGTTAGCGCCGCGCCTGGCACCGGGCGCCGAGCTGATCCTGTTGCAGAACGGCCTCGGCAGCCAGGATGCGGTCGCAGCCCGTGCCCCTCACGTCCGTTGCATCAGCGCCTCAAGCACAGAAGGTGCGTTTCGCGACGGCGACTGGCGCGTGGTATTCGCCGGTCACGGTTACACCTGGCTGGGGGATGCCGCCCACCCGGTGGCGCCGATCTGGCTGGATGACTTGACTAGCGCTGCCATCCCCCATGAGTGGAGTACCGACATCTTGACCCGACTGTGGCGCAAGCTGGCGCTCAACTGTGCGATTAATCCGCTGACGGTGCTGCACGATTGCCGCAACGGCGGTTTACAACAGCACCGTTGCGAAGTCGCGACCCTGTGCCTTGAGCTGGGTGAGTTGCTTCAGCGCTGCGGTCAACCCGCCGCCGCCGAAGACTTGCAACAGGAAGTCGAGCGGGTGATCCAGGCGACGGCAGCCAATTACTCCTCGATGCATCAGGATGTGGCAAATCAGCGCCGGACCGAAATCAGCTATTTATTGGGCCACGCGTGCGAGGTCGCGGCACGGCACCAATTGAACGTGCCCCACCTCAGACAATTACAACACCGGCTGATCGCCCATCTGCACAGCCTTGGATTGCCCAGCGACTGA
- a CDS encoding YajQ family cyclic di-GMP-binding protein, protein MPSFDVVSELDKHEVTNAVENAVKELDRRYDLKGKGSFEFKEKDLTVNLTAEADFQLEAMIEILKLALVKRKIDVQCLEVKDAYASGKLMKQEAVLKEGIDKEMAKKIVAHVKDAKLKVQAAIQGEQVRITGKKRDDLQEAMAALRAKTFDMPLQFNNFRD, encoded by the coding sequence ATGCCGTCGTTCGACGTGGTATCCGAACTGGACAAACACGAAGTCACCAACGCGGTCGAGAACGCCGTCAAGGAGCTCGATCGTCGTTATGACTTGAAAGGTAAAGGTAGCTTTGAGTTCAAGGAAAAAGACCTGACCGTCAACCTGACGGCTGAAGCCGATTTCCAGCTTGAAGCGATGATCGAGATCCTCAAACTGGCCCTGGTCAAGCGCAAAATTGACGTGCAGTGCCTTGAAGTCAAGGACGCCTACGCCTCGGGCAAGCTGATGAAGCAGGAAGCGGTCCTCAAAGAGGGCATCGACAAAGAGATGGCGAAAAAAATTGTCGCTCATGTCAAAGACGCCAAGCTCAAGGTCCAGGCCGCCATTCAGGGCGAGCAGGTGCGTATCACTGGCAAGAAGCGTGATGATTTGCAGGAGGCCATGGCTGCCCTTCGCGCCAAGACCTTCGATATGCCGCTACAGTTCAATAACTTCCGCGACTGA
- a CDS encoding sensor histidine kinase: MPLRQRLENLPVGQKLLAALLVLLVTILLVANLTFISAAYYISQESMAPQALQTIGRLVSNPSLVSEALKSPQNAERLLNELDSYAPLRAAALYDGNGQRLAQSQHGDKLKLPDQYRHIEAWQATEFRSNQVITLPRPGTEPGHLLLVASSELPMAFYTGTLTASLGILIFSVLLWLVIARQIKRLITRPIHELEELSRQVTREENYALRASRGNHDEIGSLAAAFNTMLSRIEAREQQLKRARDDSQAAYDQAQGLAEETRHTNRKLELEVQVRSKIEKKLTGFQNYLNSIIDSMPSALIALDEQLYVTQWNQEASALSGTRLDEALNQPIFLAFEPLKPFLPQLKQTVEQHTVAKIERVTWFKDDEPKHYALTFYPLMGGAGRGVVIRIDDITQRLSLEEMMVQSEKMLSVGGLAAGMAHEINNPLGAILHNVQNIRRRLSAELPKNLETAEQLGIDLEVVNRYLQGRDVPKLLDGIQQAGARAAKIVTHMLSFSRRSTRQMAPCDLPALIDQAVDIAGNDFDLAIGFDFKGQAITRQFDPALGPVPGTANELEQVLLNLLKNAAQAIHQREDDSEPGRIILRTRLNPPWAEIQVEDNGIGMSENVRKRTFEPFFTTKEIGQGTGLGLSVSYFIITNNHKGQMEVQSTPGQGTCFTLRLPLAGTALVSQELNLLQR, translated from the coding sequence ATGCCACTGCGCCAGCGCCTTGAAAACCTTCCGGTCGGCCAAAAACTGTTGGCGGCTCTTCTGGTATTGCTGGTCACTATCCTGCTGGTCGCCAACCTGACCTTTATCAGTGCCGCGTACTACATCTCCCAAGAAAGCATGGCCCCCCAAGCCTTGCAAACCATCGGCCGGCTGGTGTCCAACCCCAGCCTGGTGTCCGAAGCACTCAAGTCGCCGCAAAACGCCGAGCGCCTGCTCAACGAACTCGATAGCTACGCGCCTTTGCGTGCAGCGGCCCTCTATGACGGCAACGGCCAGCGTCTGGCCCAGTCGCAGCACGGCGACAAGCTCAAACTACCGGACCAATACCGTCACATCGAAGCCTGGCAAGCCACCGAGTTTCGCAGCAATCAAGTGATCACCCTGCCCCGCCCAGGCACCGAGCCTGGCCACCTGTTACTGGTGGCCAGTAGTGAACTGCCCATGGCGTTCTATACCGGAACGCTGACCGCCAGCCTGGGAATTCTGATCTTCAGTGTGCTGTTGTGGCTGGTAATCGCCCGGCAAATCAAACGCCTAATCACCCGACCCATTCATGAACTCGAAGAGCTGTCACGCCAAGTGACCCGGGAAGAGAACTACGCGCTGCGTGCCTCCAGGGGCAACCACGATGAAATCGGTAGCCTCGCTGCCGCGTTCAACACCATGCTCTCGCGCATTGAGGCTCGGGAGCAGCAACTTAAACGCGCTCGAGACGACTCTCAGGCCGCCTATGATCAGGCCCAGGGCCTGGCGGAAGAAACCCGTCACACCAATCGCAAGCTGGAACTGGAAGTTCAGGTACGCAGCAAAATCGAGAAGAAACTCACCGGTTTCCAGAACTACCTCAACAGCATCATCGACTCCATGCCGTCGGCGCTGATCGCCCTCGACGAGCAGCTCTATGTGACGCAGTGGAATCAGGAGGCCAGCGCCCTCTCCGGCACGCGACTGGACGAGGCCCTGAACCAGCCCATTTTCCTCGCCTTTGAACCGCTCAAGCCATTCTTGCCGCAGCTAAAGCAAACCGTCGAACAGCACACCGTGGCCAAAATCGAACGAGTGACGTGGTTCAAGGACGATGAACCCAAGCACTACGCCCTGACGTTCTACCCGCTGATGGGTGGTGCCGGACGTGGAGTGGTGATCCGGATCGACGACATCACTCAGCGTCTGTCTCTGGAAGAAATGATGGTGCAATCAGAAAAAATGCTCTCGGTAGGTGGACTCGCGGCCGGTATGGCCCACGAAATCAACAACCCGCTGGGGGCTATCCTGCACAACGTGCAAAACATTCGCCGAAGACTGTCGGCAGAACTCCCGAAAAACCTCGAAACGGCCGAGCAACTGGGCATCGACCTGGAAGTAGTCAACCGATATCTGCAAGGTCGCGACGTGCCGAAATTGCTCGATGGCATTCAACAGGCGGGCGCCAGGGCGGCGAAGATCGTGACCCACATGCTCAGCTTCAGTCGCCGCAGCACCCGACAAATGGCGCCGTGCGACCTGCCGGCACTGATCGATCAAGCCGTGGACATCGCCGGCAACGACTTCGACCTCGCCATCGGCTTCGACTTCAAGGGTCAGGCGATCACCCGCCAGTTCGACCCGGCGCTGGGCCCCGTGCCAGGCACCGCCAACGAGCTGGAGCAAGTCCTGCTCAACCTGCTGAAAAACGCCGCGCAAGCCATTCATCAACGTGAAGACGACAGCGAACCGGGACGAATCATTCTGCGTACCAGGCTCAATCCGCCATGGGCGGAAATCCAGGTCGAGGACAACGGCATTGGCATGAGTGAGAACGTGCGCAAGCGCACCTTCGAGCCGTTCTTCACCACCAAGGAAATCGGCCAGGGCACCGGCCTTGGGCTGTCGGTGTCGTACTTCATCATCACTAACAACCACAAGGGTCAGATGGAAGTGCAATCGACTCCGGGCCAGGGCACCTGCTTTACCTTGCGCTTACCCTTGGCCGGCACCGCGCTGGTCTCTCAAGAACTTAATCTGCTACAGAGGTAA
- a CDS encoding Dps family protein, producing MAIDIGISEEDRKSIVDGLSRLLSDTYVLYLKTHNFHWNVTGPMFRTLHLMFEEQYNELALAVDSIAERIRALGFPAPGAYSVYARLSSIKEEEGVPSAENMIKQLVEGQEAVTRTARGIFPLLDKVSDEPTADLLTQRMQVHEKTAWMLRSLLDQ from the coding sequence ATGGCAATAGATATCGGTATCAGTGAAGAAGATCGCAAGTCGATTGTGGATGGGCTGTCGCGCCTGCTGTCGGACACGTATGTGCTTTATTTGAAAACTCATAACTTCCACTGGAATGTCACGGGCCCGATGTTTCGGACCCTCCATTTGATGTTCGAAGAGCAATACAACGAGTTGGCGCTGGCCGTCGATTCAATTGCCGAGCGCATTCGCGCACTCGGGTTTCCTGCGCCGGGTGCTTACTCCGTGTACGCACGTCTTTCTTCCATCAAGGAAGAAGAAGGTGTGCCCAGTGCAGAAAATATGATCAAGCAACTTGTCGAGGGACAGGAGGCGGTTACCCGCACCGCCCGCGGAATTTTTCCGTTGCTGGACAAAGTCAGCGACGAGCCAACGGCTGATCTGTTGACCCAGCGCATGCAAGTCCATGAAAAGACCGCGTGGATGCTGCGCTCTCTGCTGGATCAGTAA
- a CDS encoding cold-shock protein — MLKIVHLLMGAAALLLSFIPSLQPQAAPYLQQHDALYLAFFGLLNLTLAPVIPYWNKGPRHQLQNLVSILLLLAVVLQTLTLLAQMPTIGGQPAVLFSLTLALIAVLLHLAVSFYKSSPAAASPSYDMSNRDTGTVKWFNTSKGFGFISRDSGDDIFVHFRAIRGEGHRVLVEGQRVEFSVMNRDKGLQAEDVIAALPRR; from the coding sequence ATGTTGAAAATCGTCCACCTGCTAATGGGCGCAGCAGCCTTGCTGCTGTCCTTCATCCCTAGCCTGCAACCCCAAGCTGCACCTTACCTGCAACAACACGATGCGCTTTACCTGGCCTTTTTCGGCCTGCTCAACCTTACCCTCGCTCCGGTTATTCCTTACTGGAACAAAGGTCCGCGTCACCAACTGCAAAATCTGGTCAGCATCCTGCTGTTGCTGGCCGTCGTACTGCAAACCCTTACACTGCTGGCCCAGATGCCGACTATCGGCGGTCAACCTGCGGTGCTCTTCAGTCTCACGCTTGCTCTGATTGCCGTATTGCTGCACCTGGCAGTCAGTTTCTACAAATCTTCACCGGCCGCTGCTTCGCCAAGCTATGACATGAGCAACCGCGATACTGGCACCGTCAAGTGGTTCAACACCTCCAAAGGCTTCGGCTTTATCTCTCGGGATTCGGGCGATGATATTTTCGTGCATTTCCGGGCCATTCGTGGCGAAGGTCACCGGGTACTGGTCGAAGGCCAGCGCGTGGAGTTTTCTGTCATGAACCGTGACAAAGGCCTACAAGCCGAAGATGTGATTGCCGCATTACCGCGTCGCTGA
- a CDS encoding cob(I)yrinic acid a,c-diamide adenosyltransferase: MGFRLSKIYTRTGDTGETGLGDGRRVPKDHPRIEAIGEVDTLNSQVGVLLAGLSAESTTCPGLNEVIEVLAPCQHRLFDLGGELAMPAYQALNRAEIERLEAAIDVWNEELGPLENFILPGGSALIAQAHICRSLARTAERRCQHLNAVEPLTGVGLAYINRLSDLLFVAARLIAKRQGIAEILWQPAAKPQA; the protein is encoded by the coding sequence ATGGGCTTTCGCTTGTCGAAAATTTACACCCGCACTGGCGACACAGGCGAAACCGGGCTGGGAGATGGTCGCCGCGTACCCAAGGACCATCCACGGATCGAGGCGATTGGCGAAGTCGATACGCTGAACAGTCAGGTCGGCGTACTGCTGGCCGGTTTGTCGGCTGAAAGTACGACGTGTCCGGGGTTGAACGAGGTGATCGAGGTACTAGCGCCGTGTCAGCATCGATTGTTTGACTTGGGTGGAGAGCTAGCCATGCCGGCCTATCAGGCGTTGAACAGGGCCGAAATCGAACGGCTGGAAGCCGCGATCGATGTGTGGAATGAAGAGCTGGGGCCACTGGAAAATTTCATTCTGCCGGGGGGCTCGGCATTAATTGCCCAGGCTCATATATGCCGTAGCCTCGCCCGCACGGCCGAGCGGCGTTGTCAGCACTTGAATGCGGTTGAACCGCTGACCGGGGTTGGTCTGGCGTATATCAATCGGTTGTCGGATTTGCTGTTTGTGGCAGCGCGATTGATTGCCAAGCGTCAGGGCATTGCCGAGATACTTTGGCAGCCGGCGGCCAAGCCTCAGGCTTGA
- a CDS encoding OprD family porin — protein MRVMKWSMIALAVTAATGTQIATAEPFVSDQADAKGFVDGASAGIVLKNYYFNRDRKAGANDQIDWTQGVLGKFSSGYTQGTVGVGVEGFGDAGFKLDGTDSQAGSGNLSRDSNGDNNNSFGKAGAAVKVRISKTELKFGDQQPTTAPVFAVGGSRLFPQTARGFQLQSSEIKDLDLEAGHFYASSSQDKTSLQGNLWTQYANTQVQSADYVGGKYGVNENLTLSLYGAKFQDTWTQYYTNANYTLPLATDQSLNFDFNLYQTNDTGAAKAGKIDNTTYSLAAAYSFLKAHTVTLAFQQVHGDTPFDYIGVGDNNRGGDSIFLANSIQYSDFNGPEEKSIQARYDLKMAEYGVPGLSFMVRYAHGQGIDGTKMALDSPYRAYGYGADGRHNETNLEAKYVVQTGPMKDLSFRARQAWHRGNTDQAEGNINEFRLITEYPLNIL, from the coding sequence ATGCGCGTGATGAAGTGGAGCATGATCGCCCTAGCTGTAACTGCAGCTACCGGCACCCAAATCGCTACAGCAGAACCGTTCGTTAGCGACCAAGCTGACGCAAAAGGCTTCGTTGATGGCGCCTCGGCTGGCATTGTACTGAAGAACTATTACTTCAACCGTGACCGTAAAGCAGGCGCCAACGACCAGATTGACTGGACCCAAGGCGTTCTGGGCAAGTTCAGCTCCGGCTACACCCAAGGTACTGTTGGTGTGGGCGTTGAAGGCTTCGGCGATGCTGGCTTCAAACTTGACGGCACCGATTCGCAAGCAGGCTCAGGCAACTTGAGCCGTGACAGCAATGGCGACAACAACAACAGCTTCGGTAAAGCAGGCGCGGCCGTTAAAGTCCGCATCTCCAAAACTGAACTGAAGTTCGGCGACCAGCAGCCTACTACTGCACCGGTATTCGCCGTCGGCGGCAGCCGTCTGTTCCCACAGACCGCTCGTGGTTTCCAACTGCAGAGCAGCGAGATCAAAGATCTCGACCTCGAAGCCGGTCACTTCTACGCCTCCAGCAGCCAGGATAAAACCTCGCTTCAGGGTAACCTCTGGACCCAATACGCGAACACCCAGGTCCAAAGCGCTGACTACGTGGGCGGCAAATACGGCGTCAACGAGAACCTGACCCTTTCGCTCTACGGTGCCAAGTTCCAGGACACCTGGACCCAGTACTACACCAACGCGAACTACACCCTTCCGTTGGCGACTGACCAGTCCTTGAACTTCGACTTCAACCTGTATCAGACAAACGATACCGGTGCAGCGAAAGCAGGCAAAATCGATAACACCACCTACTCGCTGGCAGCGGCTTACTCCTTCTTGAAGGCGCACACCGTTACTCTGGCATTCCAGCAGGTTCACGGTGACACTCCATTCGACTACATCGGTGTGGGTGATAACAACCGCGGCGGCGACTCGATTTTCCTCGCCAACTCGATCCAGTACTCTGACTTCAACGGTCCAGAAGAAAAATCCATTCAGGCTCGTTATGACCTGAAAATGGCCGAGTACGGCGTTCCAGGCTTGAGCTTCATGGTTCGTTATGCTCACGGCCAAGGCATCGACGGTACCAAAATGGCACTTGATAGCCCTTACCGTGCATACGGTTACGGCGCAGACGGCCGCCACAACGAGACCAACCTGGAAGCTAAGTACGTCGTCCAGACTGGTCCTATGAAAGATCTGTCCTTCCGTGCTCGCCAAGCGTGGCACAGAGGCAACACTGACCAGGCCGAAGGCAACATCAACGAGTTCCGCCTGATCACCGAGTACCCGCTGAACATCCTGTAA